A genome region from Geobacter pickeringii includes the following:
- a CDS encoding DUF2341 domain-containing protein: MKNVMKVRWSRPLMAAVAALTMLHAVSAHAWWEKKWEFRKKIAFDLSDKGAGIKENLADVPVLVRLHAGNFDFTKAKDDGSDLRFMAADDKSPLKFHIEKYDPKQAIALIWVRVPQLAGGGTQDSILLYYGNKGAPAAADAGGTYDTGQVAVFHFGEKEGAPHDATAYGNHGADFAGKLGNPAVIGSGATFNGTSDRLVIKRSPSLNFAKGFTFSAWAKPASAQPDARLFSFSDGKQGIEVGIAQGSVYARVDGATTGRTPAINPQSWHHVAVTAEPGKRLVVYLDGREAATANLGASMPSPTADLVVGGTQTGGALFAGEMDEVEISSVARPAAWFTAAVAGQGEGGKLTAYQQEEKGGGGSEDLTIHLMKVIARSITLDGWLVIGLCSFMLVWGILIFIRKFFMLQKISKSNKYFMESFGELEDPLALEEDEGFSDSSLFRVYQAGFDEIQRWVDRQDPEKDLAVLPRSILHNFRATLDRASTTESHKLSAWMLVLTLGISGGPFWGLLGTVWGVMNTFASLAESGEANLSAIAPGVASALACTLFGLFVAIPCLFAYTYLANQMKYINAANRHFTEEYAIKVEGAYGGTQ; the protein is encoded by the coding sequence ATGAAGAACGTGATGAAGGTGAGATGGAGCAGACCGTTGATGGCAGCGGTTGCGGCGCTTACGATGCTGCATGCCGTCAGTGCCCACGCCTGGTGGGAAAAGAAGTGGGAATTCCGCAAGAAGATTGCCTTCGACCTGAGCGACAAGGGGGCCGGCATCAAGGAAAACCTGGCCGACGTGCCGGTGCTGGTCCGGCTGCACGCGGGGAACTTCGATTTCACCAAGGCGAAGGACGACGGGTCCGATCTGCGGTTCATGGCGGCCGATGACAAGTCGCCCCTCAAGTTCCACATCGAGAAATACGACCCCAAACAGGCCATTGCCCTGATCTGGGTCAGGGTCCCGCAACTGGCCGGCGGAGGAACCCAGGATTCCATTCTGCTCTACTACGGCAACAAGGGGGCACCCGCGGCGGCGGATGCCGGCGGAACCTATGACACCGGCCAGGTGGCGGTCTTCCACTTCGGAGAGAAGGAAGGGGCGCCCCACGATGCCACCGCCTACGGGAACCACGGGGCCGACTTCGCCGGCAAGCTCGGAAATCCCGCCGTCATCGGCAGCGGCGCCACCTTCAACGGAACCAGCGACCGGCTGGTGATCAAGCGGTCGCCGTCGCTCAACTTCGCCAAGGGGTTCACCTTCTCCGCCTGGGCCAAGCCGGCGTCGGCCCAGCCCGATGCCCGCCTCTTCTCCTTCAGCGACGGGAAGCAGGGGATCGAGGTCGGTATCGCCCAGGGGAGCGTCTATGCCCGGGTCGACGGCGCGACGACCGGCCGGACTCCCGCCATCAACCCCCAGAGCTGGCATCACGTGGCAGTGACCGCGGAACCGGGAAAGCGGCTCGTGGTCTACCTTGACGGCAGGGAAGCCGCCACGGCGAACCTTGGCGCCTCGATGCCGTCGCCGACGGCAGACCTCGTGGTAGGTGGAACCCAGACGGGAGGAGCACTGTTCGCCGGCGAGATGGACGAGGTGGAGATCTCCTCCGTCGCCCGCCCGGCTGCCTGGTTTACGGCCGCGGTGGCCGGCCAGGGCGAGGGGGGGAAGCTGACGGCCTACCAGCAGGAGGAGAAGGGTGGGGGGGGCAGCGAAGACCTGACCATCCACCTCATGAAAGTGATCGCCCGCTCCATCACCCTGGACGGCTGGCTGGTCATCGGCCTCTGCTCGTTCATGCTCGTCTGGGGGATTCTGATCTTCATCCGCAAGTTCTTCATGCTGCAGAAGATCAGCAAGAGCAATAAATACTTCATGGAGAGCTTCGGCGAGCTGGAGGACCCGCTTGCCCTGGAGGAGGACGAGGGGTTCAGCGACTCGTCGCTCTTCCGCGTCTACCAGGCGGGGTTTGACGAGATCCAGCGGTGGGTGGACAGACAGGACCCGGAAAAGGATCTGGCGGTGCTGCCGCGTTCGATCCTGCACAACTTCCGGGCCACCCTCGACCGGGCGAGCACCACTGAGAGCCACAAACTGAGCGCCTGGATGCTGGTCCTGACCCTTGGCATCTCCGGCGGTCCGTTCTGGGGGCTCCTCGGTACGGTGTGGGGGGTTATGAACACCTTTGCCAGCCTGGCGGAATCGGGCGAGGCAAACCTCTCGGCCATCGCGCCGGGGGTCGCCTCGGCGCTGGCCTGTACGCTGTTCGGCCTCTTCGTCGCGATTCCGTGTCTCTTTGCCTACACCTACCTTGCCAACCAGATGAAGTACATCAACGCCGCCAACCGGCACTTCACCGAGGAGTACGCCATCAAGGTCGAAGGCGCTTACGGGGGGACGCAATGA
- a CDS encoding ExbD/TolR family protein, with product MKAPADDGEALPEINVVPLLDLAWNLLVVFMIVVTASVQGINVNLPKASAAAGKIKPSTKAITIAAEGTIYLDSFPVTLPELEARLRQAKSSDPNLPVVVRGDEKVEYKNVIAVLDLLSKLEITQLGLVTQKLVK from the coding sequence ATGAAAGCTCCGGCTGATGACGGCGAGGCGCTTCCCGAGATCAACGTCGTTCCGCTCCTCGACCTCGCCTGGAACCTCCTGGTGGTCTTCATGATCGTGGTGACCGCGTCGGTGCAGGGGATCAACGTCAACCTCCCCAAGGCGAGCGCCGCCGCCGGGAAGATCAAGCCGTCCACCAAGGCGATCACCATTGCCGCGGAAGGGACCATCTATCTGGACAGCTTTCCCGTGACCCTCCCCGAACTGGAGGCACGGCTGCGGCAGGCAAAGTCCAGCGACCCCAATCTGCCGGTGGTGGTGCGGGGTGACGAGAAGGTGGAATACAAGAACGTAATCGCCGTGCTCGATCTCCTGTCAAAACTGGAGATCACCCAACTCGGTCTGGTTACGCAGAAACTGGTCAAATGA
- a CDS encoding TonB C-terminal domain-containing protein — MATKKHKKQKLVAAWVVPGMVVVVLAGLVGFVVKVMLSDDGPRRQEKMTSVTLVKPPPEQPKEKPPEPEMPKEVPKQTIETPIDTPQQAAQPNQSADPGPPAGADLGVDADGGAGGDGFGLVGRKGGRAITLGGGGGGGGPSRLSLLSKYGWYSRKVQDEIKYKVRKQLEQDGVHKGKFEAVVRIVLDGGGTVVKYQILTPSGNDKMDSAVRTILGQIRVSEPPPEGMPKGMTFRISSQG; from the coding sequence ATGGCGACGAAGAAACACAAGAAACAGAAGCTCGTGGCAGCCTGGGTGGTCCCCGGGATGGTTGTCGTCGTCCTGGCCGGTCTCGTGGGGTTTGTCGTCAAGGTCATGCTTTCCGACGACGGCCCCCGGCGCCAGGAGAAGATGACCTCCGTCACCCTGGTGAAGCCGCCACCGGAGCAGCCGAAGGAGAAGCCTCCCGAGCCCGAAATGCCGAAGGAGGTGCCGAAGCAGACCATCGAGACGCCGATCGACACCCCCCAGCAGGCGGCCCAGCCCAACCAGTCGGCGGACCCGGGCCCCCCTGCCGGTGCCGATCTGGGGGTGGATGCCGATGGAGGCGCCGGCGGCGACGGGTTCGGCCTGGTCGGCAGGAAAGGGGGGCGGGCGATCACCCTCGGCGGCGGAGGTGGTGGCGGCGGTCCCAGTCGCCTGTCGCTCCTTTCCAAGTATGGCTGGTACAGCCGGAAGGTTCAGGATGAGATCAAGTACAAGGTGAGGAAGCAGCTCGAACAGGACGGTGTCCATAAAGGCAAGTTCGAAGCTGTCGTCAGGATCGTTCTCGATGGGGGCGGAACCGTCGTCAAGTACCAGATTCTGACCCCATCGGGAAACGACAAGATGGATTCCGCGGTCAGGACGATCCTCGGTCAGATCAGGGTCAGCGAACCCCCGCCGGAAGGGATGCCCAAGGGGATGACTTTCAGGATTTCATCACAGGGATAG
- a CDS encoding putative porin, with amino-acid sequence MKKRFKALAAVLCTSTVFGAISPVLGAENGGSQAAAQLIELLKAKQIISAQEAARLVGKGEGADLEKTLAGLIGMLRGKALISNDEAVSLQKALVPSAGTDAAQKEVAAAARPEATPLLRDDKGFIERLRGQWVKGGYSGEEFDQMVSEKPDVAATIGRMRVMGAVSGDDADALEREYRSNYLSGAVGQMLEEKEKESLPLVRSAVSADIDEKIGSQFKGQWWKNVKLTGDLRVRYEGDFFDKNNAQIEKLDSNQQPFSPGQLMNTTNDRQRFRIRARLGVIAKVNDDVQAEVSLATGNTTDPVSTNQTLGDSLNKKTITLDKAYLKWSAAKSADVWFGRFPNPFFSTDLVWDPDINFDGFAVTYQPKLSDSFSLFFNGGAFPIQEVELSQHDKWLLGGQAGVRYIQYQNFIAKAAVAYYTFENIQGKMNSSNPANTDNDYTAPLFMQKGNTIFNINSLNGRTAKYAYASKFKELNVNGSFDLGIWHPLHLVVYGDYVKNLGYDAKEVSTLLDPADPVRDAQTTGYQIGLSVGHSDTTDFGTWKIFGSYKYLERDAVVDAFTDSDFNLGGTNAKGWIVGGSFGLAKNVWLSTRWLTANEISQDHELLGPSGPGPLSIDVFHLDLNAKF; translated from the coding sequence ATGAAGAAGCGCTTCAAGGCGCTTGCCGCGGTGCTCTGCACGTCGACGGTATTTGGTGCGATCAGCCCCGTTCTCGGGGCAGAAAATGGGGGCAGCCAGGCTGCCGCGCAGTTGATAGAGCTGCTGAAGGCCAAGCAGATCATTTCCGCCCAGGAGGCGGCACGGCTCGTGGGCAAAGGCGAGGGAGCCGATCTGGAGAAGACCCTGGCCGGGTTGATCGGCATGCTTCGCGGCAAGGCGCTCATCAGCAACGATGAGGCCGTCAGCCTGCAAAAAGCCCTGGTGCCGTCCGCGGGAACCGATGCCGCACAGAAAGAGGTGGCTGCGGCTGCCCGGCCCGAGGCGACGCCGCTGCTCCGCGACGACAAGGGCTTTATCGAGCGTCTCCGGGGCCAGTGGGTCAAGGGTGGCTACTCGGGCGAGGAATTCGATCAGATGGTGAGCGAAAAGCCGGATGTGGCAGCGACCATCGGCAGGATGCGCGTGATGGGTGCCGTTTCCGGTGACGATGCCGATGCCCTTGAGCGCGAGTACCGGAGCAACTACCTCTCCGGCGCCGTGGGCCAGATGCTCGAAGAGAAGGAAAAGGAGTCCCTCCCGCTTGTGAGGAGCGCCGTATCGGCTGACATCGATGAGAAGATCGGCTCCCAGTTCAAGGGGCAGTGGTGGAAGAACGTCAAGCTCACCGGCGATCTGAGGGTCCGGTACGAAGGGGACTTCTTCGACAAGAACAATGCGCAAATTGAGAAGCTGGATTCCAACCAGCAGCCCTTTTCCCCTGGCCAGCTGATGAATACCACCAACGATCGGCAGCGCTTCCGGATCAGGGCGCGCCTCGGTGTTATCGCAAAGGTCAACGATGATGTCCAGGCGGAGGTAAGCCTGGCCACCGGCAATACGACCGACCCGGTTTCCACCAACCAGACCCTCGGCGACTCCCTCAACAAGAAGACGATCACCCTGGACAAGGCCTATCTGAAGTGGAGTGCCGCCAAATCGGCCGATGTCTGGTTCGGACGCTTCCCGAACCCCTTCTTCAGCACCGACCTTGTCTGGGACCCGGACATCAACTTCGACGGTTTCGCGGTGACCTACCAGCCCAAGCTGAGCGATTCGTTCTCGCTGTTCTTCAATGGCGGCGCGTTCCCGATCCAGGAGGTGGAGCTCTCCCAGCACGACAAATGGCTCCTGGGGGGGCAGGCGGGGGTACGGTACATCCAGTACCAGAACTTCATCGCCAAAGCGGCCGTTGCCTATTACACCTTTGAAAACATACAGGGGAAGATGAACTCTTCAAATCCAGCAAACACCGATAATGATTACACCGCTCCGCTGTTCATGCAGAAGGGGAATACTATCTTCAACATTAACAGCTTGAATGGGAGGACTGCAAAGTATGCCTACGCTTCAAAGTTCAAGGAGCTCAACGTCAACGGCTCGTTTGATCTCGGCATCTGGCATCCGCTGCACCTCGTTGTCTACGGCGATTACGTGAAGAACCTCGGGTACGATGCGAAGGAGGTCTCCACCCTGCTGGACCCTGCGGACCCTGTGCGGGATGCCCAGACGACGGGGTATCAGATCGGCCTCTCCGTGGGGCATTCCGATACGACCGACTTCGGCACGTGGAAGATATTCGGCTCCTATAAATACCTGGAGCGGGATGCCGTTGTCGATGCCTTCACCGACTCCGATTTCAACCTGGGGGGGACCAACGCGAAGGGGTGGATTGTCGGCGGGAGCTTCGGGCTCGCCAAGAACGTCTGGCTGTCGACACGCTGGCTGACTGCCAACGAGATTTCCCAGGACCACGAGCTTTTGGGACCATCAGGGCCCGGTCCGCTCTCCATCGATGTCTTTCATCTGGATCTGAACGCCAAGTTCTGA
- the xrtH gene encoding exosortase H codes for MTTNDEPTSHPASRNPLPPHADIGNGRTRRLQTAIFTLLVTLLCTASVLLPERVFAPLERQTARTAAMILTLSGFAPQVSGPLITDGGFSVRVVTECTALYMAIVYASFILAFQTTFRERVAGLLCGIPLLHLLNCLRIAAVFAVGAMRPALFEAIHVYLGQTAMVLAVCAVSLFWLGESAAIPAEGGRRFVLRAIAWSAIPFLFWLFLNRSYVIASDRLLAGIFAAAGHPLLFPHEHLLYFQTFNVVTFCALILAGRTVTVKRKFAWLAVGLPLLAAGHLAVRLANVLFSAFGMNSAIIAATGVGILGQYLLPVLLWLYFARKYRHDSPLCGP; via the coding sequence ATGACAACCAACGACGAGCCCACATCGCATCCGGCCTCCCGCAATCCTCTCCCCCCCCATGCCGACATCGGCAACGGGCGTACCCGCCGGCTGCAAACCGCCATCTTCACGCTACTCGTCACCCTCCTCTGCACCGCTTCGGTACTGCTGCCGGAGCGGGTTTTCGCTCCCCTCGAACGGCAGACCGCCCGGACTGCCGCCATGATCCTCACCCTTTCCGGCTTCGCTCCCCAGGTATCGGGACCGCTCATCACCGACGGCGGTTTCAGCGTCCGGGTCGTCACCGAATGCACCGCGCTCTATATGGCGATCGTGTACGCATCGTTCATTCTGGCGTTCCAGACGACCTTCCGGGAGAGAGTCGCGGGGCTCCTCTGCGGCATCCCCCTCCTCCACCTCCTCAATTGTCTGCGGATCGCGGCGGTCTTCGCCGTGGGTGCAATGCGGCCGGCACTGTTCGAGGCCATCCACGTCTACCTCGGCCAGACCGCCATGGTTCTCGCCGTCTGTGCCGTCTCCCTTTTCTGGCTCGGCGAATCGGCCGCCATCCCGGCAGAGGGGGGGAGGCGTTTCGTGCTCCGGGCGATTGCCTGGTCGGCAATCCCGTTTCTCTTCTGGCTCTTCCTGAACAGATCCTACGTCATTGCAAGCGACCGGCTGCTCGCCGGCATCTTCGCCGCGGCCGGGCACCCGCTTCTGTTTCCCCATGAGCATCTGCTCTATTTCCAGACCTTCAATGTGGTCACCTTCTGCGCCCTGATCCTTGCCGGCCGCACCGTCACGGTGAAACGGAAATTCGCGTGGCTTGCCGTCGGACTGCCGCTCCTTGCTGCCGGCCATCTTGCGGTCCGCCTCGCCAACGTCCTTTTCAGCGCTTTCGGCATGAACAGCGCCATCATTGCCGCCACCGGAGTCGGCATCCTCGGGCAATACCTCCTGCCGGTGCTTCTCTGGCTCTATTTTGCGCGGAAATACCGCCACGATTCACCGCTCTGCGGACCATGA
- a CDS encoding peptidylprolyl isomerase, protein MNLKSVATLVYLGSLLIPLPALATNAGDRPAATVNGVTIAVAEYRQELDRALRTLGTDQAKISESRIAELKRETLDDLIGRQLLYSECVVKGIVVPRSEVDAQLAQLRKQFAGEKEFSEALATAKLDEESLRRQLVRGMTLQRYITREFAPQVKVTDDDVEEYYESHRKEFHAPLKVRMSHILIRLKEGDSRTQAEETLKRLRSRAVVGEDFAALAREFSQCFSRDRGGDLGYFSPGELKGEMEKATFSLPKNGVSDVVEDRFGLHLVKVTDIQPERDLPYTEVSDRIREDLRRRRTADEVARHVRKLREKATVELLLKDEE, encoded by the coding sequence ATGAACCTGAAATCAGTAGCCACCCTGGTATATCTCGGAAGCCTCTTGATACCGCTGCCGGCATTGGCGACAAATGCCGGCGACCGGCCGGCCGCAACAGTCAATGGCGTCACTATCGCCGTCGCGGAGTATCGGCAGGAGCTTGATCGCGCCCTGAGGACTCTGGGGACTGATCAGGCAAAGATTTCCGAATCCCGCATAGCCGAGCTCAAGCGGGAGACCCTTGACGACCTGATCGGCCGGCAGCTTCTTTACAGCGAGTGTGTTGTGAAGGGTATCGTGGTTCCCCGGTCCGAGGTGGATGCTCAACTAGCCCAACTAAGGAAACAGTTTGCCGGAGAAAAGGAATTCAGCGAGGCACTGGCCACCGCCAAGCTTGACGAGGAGTCACTGCGGCGGCAGCTGGTCAGGGGGATGACACTCCAGCGTTACATCACCCGGGAGTTCGCTCCGCAGGTGAAGGTGACTGACGACGACGTCGAGGAATACTACGAATCGCACCGCAAGGAGTTTCACGCGCCCCTGAAGGTACGGATGAGTCATATCCTCATCCGTCTGAAGGAGGGAGATTCCAGGACGCAGGCTGAGGAAACCCTGAAAAGGCTCCGTTCAAGAGCGGTCGTCGGGGAGGATTTTGCCGCGCTGGCGCGGGAGTTCTCCCAGTGCTTCAGCCGTGACCGGGGGGGAGACCTGGGCTACTTTTCTCCCGGCGAACTGAAGGGCGAGATGGAGAAGGCAACCTTCTCGCTCCCGAAGAACGGCGTGAGCGACGTGGTGGAAGACCGGTTCGGCCTGCACCTGGTGAAGGTAACCGACATCCAGCCGGAGCGGGATTTGCCGTACACCGAAGTGAGCGACCGGATCCGGGAAGATCTGAGACGCCGCCGCACTGCTGACGAGGTGGCGCGCCACGTCAGGAAGCTGCGGGAAAAGGCCACGGTGGAGCTCCTGCTCAAGGACGAGGAGTGA
- the glmS gene encoding glutamine--fructose-6-phosphate transaminase (isomerizing) — MCGIVGYIGNRDAAPIILGGLRRLEYRGYDSAGICTFDGGGVQIRRCEGKLANLERLVADEPVRGAIGIGHTRWATHGRPAENNAHPHKAGPVVLVHNGIIENHPELRNALREDGHRFRSETDTEVIAHLIEQTMRGGHDFEAAVRRVLRKLKGAYALCIVCESEPDVLIAARKGSPLVVGLGTGEFFVASDIPAMLEHTRQVVYLDDEELAVFRQGFVSFSTVGGNLVEKRARQIDWSPLAAEKGGYRHFMLKEIHEQPTALRDTIAGTLTEGEHAVCLDDLRLSDRELASFERIYIIACGTSWHAAMVGKYLIEKHCRIPVEVDIASEFRYRNPVITQETLLIAISQSGETADTLGALREGRARGARGIAICNVVGSSMDREADGIIFTHAGPEIGVASTKAFVTQLAALYLFTIRLSQTLDTIDRGERRTMIADLVRLPSLVEEVLGLGSLIEEIAHDLLKARDVLYLARGINYPIALEGALKLKEISYIHAEGYAAGEMKHGPIALIDEGVPVVMLVTRDHSYEKVLANMEEVIARGGRVIGLCTEGDKEVRSRATATIELPAAGPDLMPILLAVPLQLLAYHVAVLKGTDVDQPRNLAKSVTVE, encoded by the coding sequence ATGTGCGGAATAGTCGGATATATCGGGAATCGTGATGCTGCGCCGATAATCCTGGGGGGGCTCAGGCGGCTGGAATACCGGGGGTATGATTCGGCCGGGATCTGCACGTTCGACGGGGGAGGAGTCCAGATCCGGCGTTGCGAGGGGAAGCTGGCGAACCTGGAACGCCTGGTGGCGGATGAACCCGTCAGGGGGGCGATCGGCATCGGCCATACCCGCTGGGCGACCCACGGCCGGCCTGCCGAAAACAATGCCCATCCCCACAAGGCCGGTCCGGTGGTGCTGGTCCATAACGGCATCATCGAGAATCATCCCGAGTTGAGGAACGCCCTCCGTGAGGATGGGCACAGGTTCAGGAGCGAAACCGACACGGAAGTGATCGCGCACTTGATCGAACAGACGATGCGGGGCGGTCATGATTTTGAAGCCGCAGTCCGGCGGGTTCTCCGGAAGCTCAAGGGGGCGTACGCGCTCTGCATCGTCTGCGAGAGCGAACCCGACGTACTCATTGCGGCGCGGAAAGGGTCGCCGCTCGTGGTTGGTCTCGGCACCGGCGAGTTCTTCGTCGCCTCCGACATCCCGGCGATGCTGGAGCATACCCGGCAGGTGGTTTATCTCGATGACGAGGAGCTTGCGGTCTTTCGTCAGGGGTTCGTCTCGTTTTCCACGGTCGGTGGAAACCTGGTGGAAAAGCGGGCCCGCCAGATCGACTGGTCTCCCCTGGCCGCGGAAAAGGGGGGGTACCGCCATTTCATGCTCAAGGAGATTCACGAGCAGCCGACGGCGCTGCGCGACACCATTGCCGGCACCCTTACGGAGGGGGAACACGCGGTCTGTCTCGACGACCTTCGTCTGAGCGACCGGGAGCTGGCCTCCTTCGAGCGGATATACATCATTGCCTGCGGCACCTCATGGCACGCGGCCATGGTGGGGAAGTATCTCATCGAGAAGCATTGCCGCATCCCGGTGGAGGTGGATATTGCCTCGGAATTCCGCTACCGGAACCCGGTGATCACGCAGGAAACCCTCTTGATCGCCATTTCCCAGTCGGGGGAGACCGCCGACACACTGGGGGCGCTGCGGGAGGGACGGGCCAGGGGGGCGCGGGGAATCGCCATCTGCAATGTGGTTGGCTCATCCATGGACCGGGAGGCCGACGGGATTATCTTCACCCATGCCGGTCCGGAGATTGGCGTCGCCTCCACCAAGGCGTTCGTTACCCAACTTGCCGCCCTCTATCTCTTCACGATCCGTCTCTCTCAGACCCTCGACACCATCGACCGGGGGGAGCGACGCACCATGATCGCAGATCTGGTCAGGCTTCCCTCTTTGGTGGAGGAGGTTCTGGGCCTTGGGTCCCTGATCGAGGAGATTGCCCATGACCTTCTGAAGGCCCGGGACGTCCTCTATCTTGCCCGGGGGATCAACTATCCCATCGCCCTCGAAGGGGCGCTCAAGCTGAAGGAGATTTCCTACATCCACGCCGAAGGGTACGCGGCTGGCGAGATGAAGCACGGCCCCATTGCCCTCATCGACGAGGGAGTGCCGGTGGTGATGCTCGTCACCCGCGATCACTCCTACGAAAAGGTCCTTGCCAACATGGAGGAGGTCATTGCCCGGGGTGGGCGGGTGATCGGGCTCTGCACCGAAGGGGACAAGGAGGTCCGTTCCCGGGCGACGGCGACGATCGAGCTCCCCGCTGCCGGCCCTGACCTGATGCCGATTCTGCTGGCGGTACCCCTCCAGCTCCTTGCCTACCATGTTGCCGTCCTGAAGGGGACCGACGTGGACCAGCCGAGGAATCTGGCGAAATCGGTGACCGTGGAGTAG
- a CDS encoding nucleotide sugar dehydrogenase, with protein sequence MTEIMDIVAVVGLGYVGLPLAIGFGKKFETIGYDLSSEKINSYRNGIDPAGEVEPGEFRAAERLRFTTDPEDLSSADYFVVAVPTPVDDAHKPDFGPLISASRTVGKVLKPGTTVIFESTVYPGATEEVCVPTIERESGLVWKRDFHVGYSPERINPGDREHTLNRIVKVVAGDSPETLDLVAGLYGAIVDAGVHRAPSIVVAEAAKVIENTQRDLNIALMNELSLIFNRLGIDTLEVLEAAGTKWNFLPFRPGLVGGHCIGVDPYYLTHKAEMTGYHPQVILAGRRINDGMGKHVAEQTLKMMIRSGCQVRNARVNLLGLTFKENCPDLRNTRVVDLVEELRSYGIDVLVHDPVANPKEALAEYGIHLLEWDELPEADAVILAVPHDELVCRPLADFCDKIGDGGCFIDVKSMLDPVALRDRGYNVWRL encoded by the coding sequence ATGACTGAGATCATGGATATTGTGGCGGTTGTAGGGCTCGGCTACGTGGGGCTTCCCTTGGCTATCGGTTTTGGCAAGAAGTTCGAGACCATCGGATACGACCTCTCTTCCGAGAAGATCAACTCCTACCGCAACGGAATCGACCCGGCAGGGGAGGTGGAACCGGGGGAGTTCCGGGCAGCGGAACGGCTTAGGTTCACCACCGACCCTGAAGACCTCTCTTCGGCCGACTACTTTGTCGTTGCCGTGCCGACGCCGGTGGACGACGCCCACAAGCCGGACTTCGGCCCGCTCATCTCCGCATCGCGAACGGTCGGGAAGGTACTGAAACCTGGCACGACGGTGATCTTCGAGTCGACCGTCTACCCGGGGGCCACCGAGGAAGTCTGTGTGCCGACCATCGAGAGGGAGTCCGGCCTGGTCTGGAAACGGGATTTTCATGTCGGCTATTCGCCGGAGCGGATCAATCCGGGGGATCGCGAGCATACCCTGAACAGGATCGTGAAGGTTGTGGCCGGCGACAGCCCCGAAACCCTCGACCTGGTGGCCGGCCTCTACGGAGCCATCGTCGACGCCGGGGTTCACCGGGCACCATCCATTGTGGTGGCCGAAGCGGCAAAGGTCATCGAGAATACCCAGCGCGACCTGAACATAGCGCTGATGAACGAGTTGTCGCTGATTTTCAACCGCCTCGGCATTGATACCCTGGAGGTGCTGGAGGCAGCCGGCACCAAGTGGAATTTCCTCCCCTTTCGCCCCGGCCTGGTGGGAGGGCACTGCATCGGCGTCGACCCCTACTACCTGACCCACAAGGCGGAGATGACCGGCTACCATCCGCAGGTGATCCTTGCCGGACGCCGCATCAACGACGGCATGGGAAAGCACGTGGCGGAGCAGACCCTGAAGATGATGATCCGCTCGGGGTGCCAGGTGCGGAATGCGAGGGTCAACCTCCTGGGCCTCACTTTCAAGGAGAACTGCCCCGACCTGCGGAACACGCGGGTAGTCGATCTGGTGGAAGAGCTCCGGTCGTACGGCATCGATGTGCTCGTCCACGATCCGGTGGCCAACCCGAAGGAGGCACTGGCGGAGTACGGTATCCACCTGCTGGAGTGGGATGAACTCCCCGAGGCGGATGCGGTGATCCTGGCGGTCCCCCACGACGAACTGGTCTGCCGTCCCCTTGCCGACTTCTGCGACAAGATCGGCGATGGCGGCTGTTTCATCGATGTGAAGAGCATGCTCGATCCGGTTGCCCTGAGGGATCGCGGCTACAACGTCTGGCGACTGTAA